TTCTTCCAGGCGCTTTGTCTGCTGGACAAGGTCGACGGTCCCTCGAAAGGTTTCAAAGGCGTCCAGGATGGCCTTGTAGGCGGAGATCATGGAGTCGAAGCTGATTTTTGACGCCCGTAGCCTGCGCTTCAAACCGGCGTTCTCCACTGCCAGCGCGGACGAGGAGAGCGGCACGCGCAGGATGAGTTGCTTGGCCCAGGCAACAAGCTCCTTGAGGTGCGCTTTGAGCGTGACCGAGTCGTTGGCACGCGCGCTGACTTCGATGGCGACGACGAGGTTTTTGAGTTCCGTCAGGAGGGTGCTTTGTCCGTGCGGCATGACTTTTTGCTCAGACCTGCGCGTTCAGGGCTGCCGGCGCTTCGGTCGTCTGTACGTCCGCCCTCACCGTTGGCCATGCTCGGCGGATGCCCCTTGGCGCGGAATTCTTGAAGTCGATCATGCCAAACTCCTTGGAAAGCTTACGTCCCGTAAGACTCCTAGCGCAACGCCTAGGTGCGTGCAAGGTCAGGGAGCATCGGCGGCGCTGAGTCCTGCCAGGTAGCCCGTGGACAGGGCCGCCTGCAGGTTGAAGCCGCCCGTGTCGGCGTCCATGTCGAGCACTTCTCCGGCCAGAAAGAGCCCCGGGCAGAGCCTCGATTGCATGGTCTTGGGATTGACCTCGGACAGTTCCACTCCGCCGGAGGTGACGATGGCCTCACGCAAGGGGCGGTAGCCGCTGACGGTGAAACGCAGCTCCTTGAGCCACAGTCGCAGACGCTTGCGCTCCTCGGCCGAGATCTGGTGGGCGGCCTTGTCTGCGGCCAGACGGGTCTGCTCCAGGCAGACCGGAATGAGCTTGGGTGGCATCAGCCCGCGCAGCAGGTTCTCCATGTGCATCTTGCCATGCTCCCCCAGATCGCGCAGCAGGCGGGCGTCAAGCTTGGCTGGGTCCAGGGCAGGCTTCAAGTCGATCAGGATTTCGGTCTTCTTGCGCTGATCCACGGCTCGCACGGCGGCTTTGCTCAAGGTCAGGATGAGGGGGCCGGACAACCCGAAATGGGTGAAGAGCATCTCGCCCATGTCTTCCCCGGCCTTTTTGCCATCGACGCGCAACTCGACGCGAACATTCTTGAGCGATAATCCCTGCAGTTTTGCGGCGGTGTCTCCGGCGGTGATCAATGGTATAAGCGCCGGAGCGATGGGCACGATGGCGTGCCCCAGGCTTTTGGCCAGCTCGTAACCGTCGCCGGTCGAGCCGGTCGCCGGGTAGGAGGCTCCGCCCGTGGTCAGGATGACCCTGTCTGCCGCGAGGACCTGAGACCCGTAGGCGACCTCGAAACCATCTTCCTTGCGGCTGATGCCGCGCACCCGGCAGCCGGTGCGGATGGTAACGCCTTTTGCCCGGGCGTTGCGCACAAAAGCGTCGACCAGATCCTGAGCGCTGTCGCTGGCGGGAAAAAGGCGTCCTCCGCGTTCTTCTTTGGTTGGAACGCCAAGGCTGTGCAACAGTTCGACCGTGTCTTTGGTGAAAAAATGGGACAGGGCCGGACGCAGGAAGCGAAAATTCTTGCCGAAATGAGTCAGAAACTCATCCAGGGGCGCAGTGTTGCCGATATTGCCACGACCCTTGCCGCAGATTCTGAGCTTGCGGCCGGGGCGGTCCATGCGTTCGAGCAGAGTGACCGAGGCGCCTTTCGAGGCCGCGCTGGCAGCGGCCAGAAGACCGGCCGGTCCGCCGCCGATGACGATGACAGTTTTGTTCATGGGGTTCCTTCAAAAAATATCATTCTGAAGGGTGCGGGGCCGGATGTAAAGGCGCTTGAGCCGGGATCGGGCCCCTGAGCATCAAAAAAACAGGGATTCAGGGGCGGCGTTGCCTATTCTGTCCGGCCAGGGGCCCGGTTTCGTGGTCGGGAAAAATGATCAGCCCGGACGGATCGCGCGCGGCGTCCCGGTCCTGGGATGCCGCGCGCGATCCGTCGCGGGCTGTGTGGCGGCTTGAGGGTGCGGGCAAAGCTCCGTCCCAAGGCTTAGAGTCACTCTTCGTCTTCGAAGTCGCCCGACTGGTCGAAAATGGCGCAGGATTCCTCGGAGTCGTAGCGCACCACCAGCACGGAACACGCGGCATGCCGGACGACCTTGGCCGTGTTCGTGCCCAAGAGATAATCCTGCAATTTGAGACGATGTGCGGGCATGACGATGAGGTCCGCGTTTGTTTTTTCAGCCATGCGCAGAATTCTTCTGTAGATCGATCCCTGCGCAACAAGATAATTGGCTTCCACATCGTCAGGTATATAGATTCCAACCATGTCGTGCAGCATTTCCTCCGCTTCGCTGACAATCTTGTCTCCTGCGTCTGGTGGAAAATAATTGGCGACAATCGGCATTCCCATGTCCGGAACAACTGTCAGAATGTATAACTGTGCTTTGTATAAGCGGCAAAGCTCAATCGCTCTTTCCAGGCCCATGCAACGGGCGCGGTCATCAGACTCCTGCAAGTCAATGGGAACAAGAATACGTTTGTACATGAAGCGCCTCGCCTTTTTTAGGTGGTGACTTTTTTCTTTTTCTTAGTCTTTTTTTGCGCCATTTGCCAAGCGACCAAAAGGAAGAAAACGCAAACTCCCAGAATCTGCATTCCCAGCCGGTCGAAGGGCAGGTACGGCGCAAAGGCGCCCGGACGGAAGGTCGTGGCGCAAATGGCCAGCAGGGCAAGACGCTCGACCCAGCTGCAGCTTTTGACCAGCCAGCCCTGGATCGCCGAGGCGAATGCGAACATGGCGATCGTTCCGGAAAAGAAGATCCAGGCGATGTGCAGGTAGTCGTCCAGCCAGATGATGTCTCCCGTGCTTGTCACGCCCGAAATCATCAAGAGATCGGTGTTGAAGAGGAAGATGAAGGGCAGGATCGCGGTGCGCAGGTCATAGGCGAAACCCTGCACACCGGTTTTAATTGGGTCGGAGCGCGCGATGGCCGCCCCCGCGTAGGCGGCGAGCCCCACCGGAGGCGTGTCGTCGGCGAGAATGCCGAAATAGAAGACGAACAGGTGGGCCGCGACGAGGGGAAAGACAAGCCCTGCGTCAGCCCCGAGCTGCACGATGACCGGCGCGGTCAGGGTGGCCATGATGATGTAATTGGCCGTGGTCGGCATGCCCATGCCCAGGATCAGGCTGGTTATGGCCGTGAAGATGAGCATCAGGACCACGTTGCCCATGGAGATGGTGTCGATGAGGGTGATGAAACGGCCGACAAGGCCGGTGATGGTCACCACGCCGACGATGATTCCGGCCGTGGCCGTGGCCACGCCCACGGAGATCATGTTGCGCGCGCCCATGATCAGGCCGTTCCAGATGTCAACGAGACCCTGCCAGGCAGCGGCGGCGATGAACCGTTTGGTATCCACCTGCGGGTCGAGGGTGCCGGCGCGGCGATGGGCGCCCATGGTCAGAAACGCGATGATCGGACGCTGCACCAGCATGATTACGGTCAGGCTCTCGATGGCCAGGAGCGCGGAGGTCACCGGCGAGCGGCGCACGATCACCAGGAAAAAGATCAGTACCGCCAGCGGGATGATGAAGTGACAGCCCCGCAGCAAGGTCTTGAAGAAGGGCGGAAGCTGGCTGCGCGGGATGGCCTTGATGCCCAGTTTCATGGATTCGACGTGCACGACCCAAAACAGGGCCAGATAGGAAATGATCGCGGGCAGAAAGGCTGCGCGGACGACATCAAGATAGGGGATGCCGATGATCTCGGCCATGATGAAGGCCGCCGCGCCCATGACCGGAGGCATGAGCTGTCCGTTGGTGGAGGCCGCGACTTCCACGGCTGCGGCCTTGTAGGCCGGAAAGCCCACTTTTTTCATCAGCGGAATGGTGAAGGTGCCGGTGGTCACCGTGTTGGCGATGGACGAGCCAGAAACCAGACCGGTCAGGCCCGAGGCCAGGACCGCGGCTTTGGCCGGACCGCCGCGAAAGGTGCCCAGCGCCGAGAAGGCCACGTCGATGAAGTATTTTCCTCCGCCCGCACGGTCGAGCAGGGCGCCGAAGAGGACGAAAAGAAAAACGAAATCCGTCGACACGCCGAGCGGCACGCCGAATATGCCGG
This DNA window, taken from Desulfomicrobium sp. ZS1, encodes the following:
- a CDS encoding universal stress protein, which encodes MYKRILVPIDLQESDDRARCMGLERAIELCRLYKAQLYILTVVPDMGMPIVANYFPPDAGDKIVSEAEEMLHDMVGIYIPDDVEANYLVAQGSIYRRILRMAEKTNADLIVMPAHRLKLQDYLLGTNTAKVVRHAACSVLVVRYDSEESCAIFDQSGDFEDEE
- a CDS encoding TRAP transporter permease; amino-acid sequence: MAEHETPKQDNVAPGHESSASMKQAAEDLVAMVEAGAREPSNFFASGVITLLCLCWSGFQLYLAYQPLDSHIARAWHLGFAVCLAFLAYPAYKQQTPPMWVKWTRKVIPNFARRSIRTYIPYYDMILAALATAGALYIWWDYDQLIYRQGLPNTMDIWMGIILIVLLLEAARRSLGPALTILGGIFMAYTIFGPYLPEVLRHRGVPLDFIISDMYLTTTGIFGVPLGVSTDFVFLFVLFGALLDRAGGGKYFIDVAFSALGTFRGGPAKAAVLASGLTGLVSGSSIANTVTTGTFTIPLMKKVGFPAYKAAAVEVAASTNGQLMPPVMGAAAFIMAEIIGIPYLDVVRAAFLPAIISYLALFWVVHVESMKLGIKAIPRSQLPPFFKTLLRGCHFIIPLAVLIFFLVIVRRSPVTSALLAIESLTVIMLVQRPIIAFLTMGAHRRAGTLDPQVDTKRFIAAAAWQGLVDIWNGLIMGARNMISVGVATATAGIIVGVVTITGLVGRFITLIDTISMGNVVLMLIFTAITSLILGMGMPTTANYIIMATLTAPVIVQLGADAGLVFPLVAAHLFVFYFGILADDTPPVGLAAYAGAAIARSDPIKTGVQGFAYDLRTAILPFIFLFNTDLLMISGVTSTGDIIWLDDYLHIAWIFFSGTIAMFAFASAIQGWLVKSCSWVERLALLAICATTFRPGAFAPYLPFDRLGMQILGVCVFFLLVAWQMAQKKTKKKKKVTT
- a CDS encoding NAD(P)/FAD-dependent oxidoreductase, producing MNKTVIVIGGGPAGLLAAASAASKGASVTLLERMDRPGRKLRICGKGRGNIGNTAPLDEFLTHFGKNFRFLRPALSHFFTKDTVELLHSLGVPTKEERGGRLFPASDSAQDLVDAFVRNARAKGVTIRTGCRVRGISRKEDGFEVAYGSQVLAADRVILTTGGASYPATGSTGDGYELAKSLGHAIVPIAPALIPLITAGDTAAKLQGLSLKNVRVELRVDGKKAGEDMGEMLFTHFGLSGPLILTLSKAAVRAVDQRKKTEILIDLKPALDPAKLDARLLRDLGEHGKMHMENLLRGLMPPKLIPVCLEQTRLAADKAAHQISAEERKRLRLWLKELRFTVSGYRPLREAIVTSGGVELSEVNPKTMQSRLCPGLFLAGEVLDMDADTGGFNLQAALSTGYLAGLSAADAP